The following coding sequences lie in one Eschrichtius robustus isolate mEscRob2 chromosome 17, mEscRob2.pri, whole genome shotgun sequence genomic window:
- the ERICH5 gene encoding glutamate-rich protein 5, with translation MGCSSSALNKAGDGSRPRSEESESCFVQPKPHTLGRESTLYGKVQKESLPRLEKPKISAVSTANGVKSLHEQPLAKDAADPPGSTEETQPLKGLKESGPPQPGGKDDTPGAGEKKDVEAVTEAQPFKGNAETEALGAEAESQPLRTAGERDSPGAVEGTENPQAAGEMTPRGTAEKIPPLEAAREPQSQEALGTDEQSQLPETVPKEMESPEILEGSQLVETAEKQQLQETLGEDEQSQLLEMIPRENGTPEVSDRSQLMETAVKDDSLHKTPEGPGDMEQIQPERIVGNMEHPAGILETGANVETVRKIHANEEDQHDEGETGEEVETEMENEKVSEGAETKEEETGEAVGLSAAT, from the exons AAGAAAGTGAGTCCTGCTTTGTCCAACCAAAACCACATACACTGGGAAGAGAATCTACGTTATATGGCAAGGTACAAAAGGAAAGCCTTCCTCGACTAGAAAAGCCCAAGATTTCAGCCGTGTCTACAGCTAATGGTGTTAAATCCCTCCATGAACAGCCCCTGGCAAAGGATGCTGCAGACCCACCAGGATCCACAGAGGAAACTCAGCCTCTTAAGGGACTGAAGGAGTCTGGGCCACCTCAGCCAGGTGGCAAAGATGATACTCCAGGAGCAGGAGAAAAGAAGGACGTGGAAGCAGTGACAGAGGCTCAGCCTTTTAAAGGAAACGCTGAGACCGAAGCTTTAGGAGCAGAAGCCGAGAGTCAACCTTTGAGGACAGCGGGAGAGAGGGACTCTCCTGGAGCCGTGGAAGGTACTGAGAATCCACAAGCTGCCGGAGAGATGACACCTCGAGGAACAGCTGAGAAAATTCCACCTCTGGAAGCAGCTAGAGAGCCACAATCTCAAGAAGCTCTGGGGACGGATGAACAGTCCCAACTCCCAGAAACAGTTCCCAAGGAGATGGAATCTCCAGAAATATTGGAAGGAAGTCAGCTTGTGGAAACAGCTGAAAAGCAGCAACTTCAAGAAACATTGGGAGAAGATGAGCAGTCCCAACTTCTAGAGATGATTCCCAGAGAGAATGGAACACCAGAAGTATCAGACAGAAGTCAGCTTATGGAAACAGCTGTCAAGGATGATTCACTCCATAAAACTCCTGAAGGTCCAGGAGACATGGAGCAGATCCAACCTGAAAGAATAGTTGGAAACATGGAACATCCAGCAGGAATTCTAGAGACAGGGGCAAATGTGGAAACGGTCAGGAAAATTCATGCTAACGAAGAGGACCAACACGATGAAG GTGAAACAGGAGAAGAGGTTGAAACAGAGATGGAGAATGAGAAAGTAAGTGAAGGGGctgaaacaaaagaagaagaaacaggagAAGCTGTGGGTCTTTCAGCAGCCACGTAG
- the RIDA gene encoding 2-iminobutanoate/2-iminopropanoate deaminase — protein MSSLIRKVISTAKAPAAIGPYSQAVLVDRTIYISGQLGMDPASGQLVPGGVAEEAKQALTNMGEILKAASCDFTNVVKTTVLLADINDFNTVNDIYKQYFQSNFPARAAYQVAALPKGGRVEIEAVAVQGPLVTASL, from the exons ATGTCGTCTTTGATCAGAAAGGTGATCAGCACCGCGAAAGCCCCAGCGGCCATTGGTCCCTACAG TCAGGCTGTGTTAGTCGACAggaccatttacatttcaggacaGCTAGGCATGGATCCTGCAAGTGGACAGCTTGTGCCAGGAGGGGTGGCAGAAGAGGCTAAACAA GCTCTTACAAACATGGGTGAAATTCTGAAAGCAGCGAGCTGTGACTTCACGAATG TGGTAAAAACAACTGTTTTGCTGGCTGACATAAACGACTTCAATACTGTCAATGACATCTACAAACAAT atttccAGAGTAATTTTCCTGCAAGAGCTGCTTACCAGGTTGCTGCTTTGCCCAAA GGAGGCCGTGTTGAGATTGAAGCGGTAGCTGTCCAAGGACCTCTCGTGACAGCATCACTCTAA